Proteins encoded together in one Impatiens glandulifera chromosome 1, dImpGla2.1, whole genome shotgun sequence window:
- the LOC124939504 gene encoding NAC domain-containing protein 43-like: MSEQTMNLSVNGQSQVPPGFRFHPTEEELLQYYLRKKVAYQKIDLDVIRDIDLNKLEPWDIQERCKIGSGPQNDWYFFSHKDKKYPTGTRTNRATAAGFWKATGRDKVIYGGLKRIGMRKTLVFYKGRAPHGQKSDWIMHEYRLEDISQDANAAGGNMVGESGPEEGWVVCRVFKKKNYHKAMDLPRPNQTTSHDDINSMDYSRSTNSIIRKKINNLPTDDPVLDQILSYMGGRTNCKQELMHETVNNNLHFPPPLVDRYLTHLPRLECFPKTIVEIGESSNNQGLNDWAEVDRLVASQLNCQLDSPKQFIEGHDQDHHDDDLSLFSMDHRPQDDEQLSRSNISGQDEINELQSSQLVYGNDIDLWSFVRSSSSDPLCHLSV; the protein is encoded by the exons ATGTCAGAGCAAACCATGAATCTTTCCGTTAATGGTCAATCCCAGGTTCCTCCAGGCTTCCGTTTTCATCCAACGGAGGAGGAACTTCTTCAATACTACCTCAGAAAGAAAGTCGCTTATCAAAAGATCGACCTTGACGTCATCCGTGACATCGACCTCAATAAACTTGAACCTTGGGACATTCAAG agaGATGCAAGATAGGTTCGGGTCCACAAAACGATTGGTACTTCTTTAGCCACAAGGATAAGAAATATCCAACCGGAACTCGAACCAACCGAGCCACGGCTGCTGGTTTTTGGAAGGCGACTGGCCGCGATAAGGTCATATATGGAGGATTGAAGAGGATCGGGATGAGAAAGACTTTGGTCTTTTACAAAGGTCGAGCCCCTCATGGTCAGAAGTCGGATTGGATAATGCATGAATATAGACTAGAGGATATCTCACAAGATGCTAAT gcTGCCGGCGGGAACATGGTCGGAGAATCAGGGCCGGAAGAAGGGTGGGTTGTATGCAGAGTCTTCAAGAAGAAAAACTATCATAAAGCCATGGACTTACCTCGTCCAAATCAAACCACATCACATGATGATATTAATTCCATGGATTATTCAAGATCAACTAATTCAATTATCagaaaaaagattaataatctTCCAACTGATGATCCTGTTTTGGATCAAATACTTTCTTACATGGGTGGTCGTACCAATTGTAAACAAGAACTTATGCATGAAACCGTCAATAACAACCTTCATTTTCCGCCACCACTCGTCGATCGTTACCTTACCCATCTTCCGAGGCTAGAGTGTTTCCCTAAAACTATTGTGGAAATTGGTGAATCTTCGAATAATCAAGGATTGAACGATTGGGCAGAG GTGGATAGGCTCGTCGCGTCGCAACTCAATTGTCAACTAGATTCGCCGAAACAATTCATTGAAGGACATGACCAAGATCATCACGATGATGACTTGTCATTATTCTCAATGGATCATCGTCCACAAGATGATGAACAATTATCGCGGTCAAATATAAGCGGGCAGGATGAGATTAATGAACTTCAATCGTCTCAACTAGTTTATGGAAACGATATTGACCTTTGGAGCTTTGTTCGATCGTCGTCTTCTGATCCGTTATGTCATTTGTCTGTCTAG